From Candidatus Sericytochromatia bacterium, one genomic window encodes:
- a CDS encoding CPBP family intramembrane glutamic endopeptidase — MTTILNAPLAAVAATPHVAGTYVVGCYVLLLGSAAWTWFRLERGNWDELGASLKPGRARQAGVGLLVGLLSLAGLLGIELQAGLLSLTAPSQPLWPGVLPWVGLACLFAASEECLFRGFIYRMLRRGMGAWGSATVSAALYAVAHVLKADVLSAPPWLPLLGLALAGLFLARLTERLGHFWGAAGIHAGWLALFIPLDQLRCLVAPSEYVGLTGGGYPLGGALGMACVLALWWGSHHWWTPNAPGEKVG; from the coding sequence GTGACCACCATTCTGAACGCCCCTCTGGCGGCGGTAGCGGCCACGCCGCATGTGGCTGGCACCTATGTGGTTGGCTGTTACGTGCTGCTGCTGGGCAGTGCGGCCTGGACCTGGTTCCGCCTGGAGCGAGGCAACTGGGATGAACTGGGCGCAAGCCTCAAACCCGGCAGGGCCCGTCAAGCTGGAGTGGGGCTTTTGGTGGGACTGCTCTCGCTGGCCGGCCTGCTCGGAATTGAACTGCAGGCAGGTCTCTTGAGCCTCACCGCCCCCAGCCAGCCCCTGTGGCCTGGCGTGCTGCCCTGGGTTGGCCTGGCTTGCCTGTTTGCCGCCTCGGAGGAATGCCTCTTCCGCGGTTTCATCTACCGAATGCTGCGCCGGGGCATGGGAGCATGGGGCAGTGCCACCGTCAGCGCAGCCCTCTACGCCGTCGCTCACGTACTCAAAGCGGACGTCCTGTCAGCCCCCCCCTGGCTCCCGTTGCTGGGGCTGGCGCTTGCTGGTCTGTTTCTGGCCCGCCTGACAGAACGCCTCGGGCATTTCTGGGGCGCAGCGGGCATTCACGCGGGGTGGTTGGCCCTCTTCATTCCGCTGGACCAGCTACGCTGTCTCGTCGCGCCCAGCGAATACGTCGGGCTGACCGGAGGGGGGTACCCCTTGGGCGGGGCCCTCGGGATGGCGTGCGTGCTGGCACTGTGGTGGGGAAGCCACCATTGGTGGACGCCGAACGCCCCCGGGGAAAAGGTTGGCTGA
- a CDS encoding Rdx family protein — MAVRVAAEVRASLGIEARLTRGSGGVFLVTKDGAPVFDKKACQRFPEPDEVPGLLR, encoded by the coding sequence GTGGCAGTCCGTGTGGCTGCCGAGGTTCGCGCATCGCTGGGCATTGAGGCTCGTCTGACTCGCGGGAGTGGGGGCGTGTTTCTGGTGACCAAAGACGGGGCCCCAGTGTTCGACAAGAAGGCTTGTCAGCGCTTCCCTGAACCTGATGAGGTGCCTGGCCTGCTTCGTTGA